A single window of Loxodonta africana isolate mLoxAfr1 chromosome 26, mLoxAfr1.hap2, whole genome shotgun sequence DNA harbors:
- the DPY30 gene encoding protein dpy-30 homolog: MEPEQMVEGQTQVAENPHSEYGLTDNVERIVENEKINAEKSSKQKVDLQSLPTRAYLDQTVVPILLQGLAVLAKERPPNPIEFLASYLLKNKAQFEDRN; the protein is encoded by the exons ATGGAGCCAGAGCAGATGGTGGAAGGACAGACGCAG GTTGCAGAAAATCCTCACTCAGAGTACGGTCTCACCGACAACGTCGAG AGGATAGTAGAAAATGAGAAGATTAATGCAGAAAAGTCATCAAAACAGAAGGTGGATCTCCAGTCTTTGCCAACTCGTGCCTACCTGGATCAGACAGTTGTACCTATCTTGTTACAGGGACTTGCTGTGCTTGCAAAGGAGAG ACCACCAAACCCCATTGAATTTCTAGCATCGTATCTTTTAAAAAACAAGGCACAGTTTGAAGATCGTAACTGA